In the genome of Perca fluviatilis chromosome 4, GENO_Pfluv_1.0, whole genome shotgun sequence, one region contains:
- the LOC120557091 gene encoding uncharacterized protein LOC120557091 yields METLRRSIDWARGRLINETAADELLQQVTEYIQEIRAASHLAHDSQASSGYMAPLTWSGARGPPQYAITRGQLEFLISCGFRPSQMAEILNVSLKTVKRRLRRFNLSRSTSYSDVTDVNLDAMIRDLVGGNEQLGPESVRAQLRAEGVRIQRRRVRESMVRINPRAAALRAMSQRLHRRSYRVAGPNSLWHIDGNHKLIRWRIVVHGSIDGYSRLIVFLRASNNNRSSTVLECFLSAVAKYGVPSRVRTDHGGENNDVCLLMNVFRGSGRGSAIRGASTQNQRIERLWGDMWRGVINVYHDLFRFLEREGIVDPDNDMHLWALHFVYIPRINRDLNAFTNQWNHHGLRTERHQSPLQMFVRGCLSQQRQPTTAIRDLFATEPAEVAGETEGTAGAMDVGRAEAAGTGDAAAAAAPPDIDWPERVQVPQTLFTLDPVMSQQLEEQFDPLGGQRVNLGIEIIRNVITYLESLNIH; encoded by the exons ATGGAAACCTTGCGGAGGAGCATTGACTGGGCAAGGGGGAGGCTAATTAATGAAACGGCAGCAGATGAGCTCCTTCAGCAAGTGACTGAGTACATTCAGGAGATCAGGGCCGCTAgtcaccttgcacatgattcacAAG CCAGTTCGGGTTACATGGCTCCCTTGACCTGGAGTGGAGCTCGAGGTCCGCCCCAGTATGCCATTACTCGTGGACAGCTAGAATTCCTCATCTCATGTGGATTCAGACCGTCGCAGATGGCGgaaattttaaatgtttctctGAAAACCGTGAAACGGCGCTTAAG aCGCTTCAATCTTTCTCGCTCCACCTCCTATTCGGACGTAACAGACGTCAACCTGGACGCCATGATTCGGGATCTGGTAGGAGGGAATGAACAACTTGGACCAGAGTCAGTCCGTGCCCAATTGAGGGCAGAGGGTGTCCGAATCCAGAGAAGGAGAGTGAGGGAGAGTATGGTACGAATCAACCCAAGAGCGGCTGCCCTTCGTGCGATGTCGCAGAGGCTGCACAGAAGGTCTTACCGGGTGGCGGGACCAAATTCTCTGTGGCACATTGATGGGAATCATAAACTGATAAG GTGGAGGATAGTTGTTCATGGCAGCATAGATGGCTACAGCCGCCTTATTGTGTTCCTCCGCGCGTCCAACAACAACCGCAGCAGCACTGTGCTGGAGTGCTTCCTAAGTGCAGTGGCCAAGTACGGAGTCCCCTCGAGGGTACGGACAGATCATGGTGGCGAGAACAATGACGTTTGCCTGCTGATGAATGTCTTTCGAGGTTCTGGTAGAGGCAGTGCCATAAGAGGAGCAAGCACACAAAATCAGCGGATTGAAAGACTCTGGGGTGACATGTGGCGTGGAGTTATCAATGTCTACCATGACCTCTTCCGTTTTCTGGAGAGAGAGGGTATAGTGGACCCTGACAATGACATGCATCTTTGGGCACTGCACTTTGTATATATACCGAGGATCAACAGGGACTTGAATGCTTTCACGAACCAGTGGAACCACCATGGTCTAAGGACCGAGAGGCACCAGTCCCCCTTGCAAATGTTTGTTAGGGGTTGCCTATCACAGCAGAGACAGCCAACCACAGCAATCAGGGATCTGTTTGCAACTGAGCCCGCGGAAGTTGCTGGTGAGACAGAGGGCACTGCGGGAGCAATGGACGTTGGCCGTGCTGAAGCTGCAGGGACTGGGGACGCGGCTGCTGCAGCAGCGCCCCCTGATATTGACTGGCCTGAACGAGTGCAAGTGCCTCAGACACTGTTTACACTGGACCCTGTGATGAGTCAACAACTTGAAGAGCAGTTTGACCCTCTTGGAGGCCAAAGAGTAAACCTTGGGATTGAAATCATCAGAAATGTCATTACTTACCTGGAGTCCCTAAATATACATTGA